From a region of the Mercurialis annua linkage group LG1-X, ddMerAnnu1.2, whole genome shotgun sequence genome:
- the LOC126664713 gene encoding glucan endo-1,3-beta-glucosidase 14, with product MKSCYSIYWFFFLCLFFASIIAPRTVQAFTGTYGINYGRIADNIPSPDKVATLLRAAKIKNVRIYDADHSVLKAFSGTGLELVVGLPNGYVKDMSANASNAMSWVKENVQAFLPKTSIRGIAVGNEILGGGDYELWAALPGAVKNIYNAVNKLHLADIVQITTAHSQNVFANSYPPSSCVFKENVAQFMKPLLQFFAQIGSPFCLNAYPFLDYMGDPENIDINYALFQKTEGIYDPKTDLHYDNMLDAQIDAAYAALEDAGIKKMEVIVTETGWASRGDDNEAAATFDNARTYNFNLRKRLAKKKGTPFRPKMVVKAYVFAIFNEDMKPGPTSERNFGLFKPDGTISYDVGFHGLKSSSAELSLFSFKAVRDQGLSSSCFWALAVSTVASLLLLRL from the exons atgaaaagctGTTACAGTATTTATTGGTTCTTCTTCTTGTGCCTCTTCTTTGCTTCGATCATTG CACCTCGAACAGTGCAAGCATTTACCGGAACATATGGAATAAATTATGGAAGAATTGCCGATAATATACCTTCACCAGATAAAGTAGCCACACTTCTCAGGGCTGCAAAAATAAAGAACGTTCGGATTTATGATGCTGATCACAGTGTCCTCAAAGCATTTAGTGGTACGGGACTTGAACTTGTGGTAGGGCTACCAAATGGATACGTGAAAGATATGAGTGCTAATGCAAGCAATGCCATGAGTTGGGTTAAAGAAAATGTGCAGGCATTCCTTCCCAAGACGAGTATTCGGGGGATTGCTGTCGGAAATGAAATTTTAGGAGGAGGTGATTATGAACTCTGGGCAGCTCTTCCCGGTGcagttaaaaatatttacaatgcCGTAAATAAACTTCATTTAGCTGACATAGTTCAGATTACTACAGCACATTCACAGAATGTTTTTGCTAATTCCTACCCGCCATCTTCATGTGTATTTAAAGAAAATGTTGCTCAATTTATGAAACCGCTCTTGCAGTTCTTTGCTCAAATTGGTTCTCCATTCTGCTTGAATGCTTATCCATTCCTGGACTACATGGGCGATCCAGAGAATATCGATATCAACTATGCACTTTTTCAGAAGACGGAGGGTATATATGATCCGAAAACTGATCTTCACTATGATAACATGCTTGATGCTCAGATTGATGCGGCCTATGCTGCATTGGAAGATGCTGGAATTAAGAAGATGGAAGTGATAGTTACCGAGACTGGTTGGGCTTCACGCGGAGATGATAACGAAGCTGCTGCAACATTTGATAATGCAAGAACATACAACTTTAATCTGCGTAAAAGGCTTGCAAAAAAGAAAGGCACTCCTTTCAGACCGAAAATGGTAGTAAAGGCATAtgtttttgcaatttttaatGAGGATATGAAGCCTGGGCCAACTTCTGAGAGGAATTTTGGGTTGTTCAAGCCTGACGGAACCATTTCATATGATGTCGGGTTTCACGGACTTAAATCTTCGTCCGCTGAACTGTCCCTTTTTTCTTTTAAG GCTGTTCGAGATCAAGGCTTATCGAGTTCTTGTTTCTGGGCTCTGGCAGTATCTACTGTGGCATCACTCCTATTATTAAGACTATGA
- the LOC126667319 gene encoding mavicyanin-like, producing MAKSMNMKSIVAIVAIMIIGGATLQRTEAAVHVVGDAVGWQNNVPNINYYANWASTRNFTIGDTLIFNFGTGVHNVLTVSLDDFNDCDTDQNPSLLNNGPANITLRTSGMQYYICAFPGHCSRGQKLAINVAATATPSTPSTPGTTNPSTPSPPGTTVTQSPPPSADSATSVAANVALTTLMSIAMAFM from the exons atggcTAAATCGATGAATATGAAAAGTATTGTTGCTATTGTAGCAATAATGATAATTGGAGGAGCAACTCTACAAAGAACAGAAGCAGCAGTTCATGTTGTAGGAGATGCTGTGGGATGGCAAAATAATGTTCCTAACATTAATTACTATGCTAATTGGGCTTCTACTCGTAATTTTACCATTGGTGACACTCTAA TCTTCAACTTCGGTACCGGAGTACATAATGTGCTTACAGTAAGTTTGGATGATTTTAACGACTGTGACACAGACCAAAACCCCAGCCTTTTAAACAATGGACCAGCGAACATAACTCTTCGTACCAGCGGCATGCAATATTATATTTGTGCATTTCCCGGCCACTGCTCAAGAGGCCAAAAATTAGCAATTAATGTTGCTGCCACCGCCACGCCTTCGACCCCTTCAACGCCCGGCACCACCAACCCTTCTACCCCCTCACCGCCTGGAACCACCGTCACCCAGTCTCCACCACCGTCTGCCGACTCTGCCACAAGTGTTGCTGCTAATGTTGCTTTGACGACGTTGATGTCCATAGCCATGGCTTTCATgtga
- the LOC126667307 gene encoding cucumber peeling cupredoxin-like: MAKLINMKSIVAIVAIIVIGGATLESTEAAVHVVGDALGWQNALPNSTYYANWAAARNFTIGDTLIFNFATGVHNVATVRLDDFSDCDTDSDDNIDLINSGPANITLTTSGMQYYICAFPGHCLTGQKLAINVVAATTPSTPSPPSTPTPSTPPPPGTTNTSTPSPPGTTNTSAPSPPGTTITPSSPPPPIADSATSVAANVALMTLMSVAMAFV, translated from the exons ATggctaaattgataaatatgaaAAGTATTGTTGCcattgtagcaataatagtaaTTGGAGGAGCAACTCTAGAAAGCACAGAAGCAGCAGTTCATGTTGTAGGAGATGCTTTGGGGTGGCAAAACGCTCTTCCTAATTCCACTTATTATGCTAACTGGGCCGCTGCTCGCAACTTCACCATTGGTGACACTCTAA TCTTCAACTTCGCTACCGGAGTACACAATGTGGCCACAGTAAGATTGGATGATTTTAGTGACTGTGACACTGATTCAGACGACAACATTGATCTTATCAACAGTGGACCAGCCAATATAACTCTTACTACCAGTGGCATGCAATATTATATTTGTGCCTTTCCCGGTCATTGCTTAACAGGCCAAAAGTTAGCTATTAATGTTGTTGCTGCCACCACCCCTTCCACCCCCTCACCGCCTAGTACCCCCACTCCTTCCACCCCCCCACCGCCTGGCACCACCAACACTTCGACCCCCTCACCGCCTGGCACCACCAACACTTCAGCCCCATCACCGCCCGGCACCACTATCACTCCGTCTTCACCACCACCGCCCATTGCCGACTCTGCCACAAGTGTTGCTGCTAATGTTGCTTTGATGACGTTGATGTCCGTAGCCATGGCTTTcgtatga
- the LOC126680043 gene encoding blue copper protein-like translates to MSKIVSIAILAISVASLLHITAAKTLVVGDDLGWLVPPGGDFTYAAWASINVFTVGDILVFNFTSGQQDVARVTKEAYLYCNSTNPVALKTTGPANFTLDTTGEYFFISTMDKHCLLGQRLAIYVIAPGAVIPSPGPQAAPSAVPNRAPVTYTVGDEMGWIVPPGAGLAYMTWAYNKTFIVGDFLVFNFVDGLGDVALVTKQAYETCDTNSTIQLWSTAPAKILLNATGDYFFTSTYPRRCTLGQQLAIRVVASSSGGTAPSSSIANPPSTTSNPINEVDAPSVPTSPPPASSAHPSPIIAGLYIIFLSISSIALF, encoded by the exons ATGTCTAAAATAGTTAGCAtagccattttagccatttcagTTGCTTCACTTCTGCACATCACTGCAGCCAAGACCCTTGTTGTTGGAGATGACTTAGGATGGTTAGTGCCTCCAGGAGGGGACTTTACTTATGCTGCATGGGCTTCCATTAATGTTTTCACCGTCGGCGACATTCTCG TGTTCAATTTCACAAGTGGACAACAAGATGTAGCAAGGGTTACAAAAGAAGCATACTTATACTGCAATTCAACAAATCCTGTAGCCCTAAAAACAACTGGTCCTGCAAATTTCACCTTAGATACAACTGGTGAATATTTCTTCATTTCTACAATGGACAAACACTGCCTATTAGGTCAAAGACTAGCCATCTATGTGATTGCCCCGGGAGCCGTTATTCCCAGTCCTGGTCCTCAGGCAGCTCCTTCAGCGGTCCCGAATAGAGCTCCGGTGACCTACACGGTGGGTGATGAAATGGGTTGGATTGTTCCTCCTGGAGCTGGACTTGCTTATATGACTTGGGCATATAATAAGACTTTTATCGTTGGAGACTTTCTAG TTTTCAACTTTGTGGATGGACTAGGAGATGTTGCTCTAGTAACAAAACAAGCCTACGAGACATGCGACACCAATAGCACCATTCAACTCTGGTCTACAGCCCCAGCCAAGATCTTACTCAATGCTACCGGTGATTATTTCTTCACTTCCACCTATCCACGGCGGTGCACATTGGGTCAGCAGCTAGCCATTAGGGTGGTAGCCTCCAGCAGCGGTGGCACTGCTCCGTCTAGCAGTATCGCCAATCCGCCTTCGACCACAAGTAATCCTATCAATGAGGTAGATGCACCCAGTGTGCCTACGTCACCTCCTCCAGCCAGCTCAGCTCATCCATCACCCATAATTGCTggattatatattatttttctatcCATTTCGTCCATTGCTTTGTTTTAG